From Novosphingobium resinovorum, the proteins below share one genomic window:
- a CDS encoding amidohydrolase family protein — MNRLILAILLGAAPISVSAQDFAITNATVGTGDGSAPIEHATVVVRAGKIVSVGRDTAAPGGTQVIDGTGKWVTPGLFSAVTDLGLWDVEAVDDSNDTSAEKSPFNAALDVATALNPSSEHIAVSREGGVTRASVAPMNGASIFAGQGAVIDLGQDAAIVMKPRAFQYVELGESGARLSGGSRVAAHTALRNALREAREVAALPVGAQRQGDVLLTRADAAALAKVIDGTQTLYVGVERASDIRGVLALKAEFPRLDLVLVGATEGWLVAPEIAAAGVPVVTMPMRDLPATFETLAATMSNVGRMKKAGVKVAIGMFMGMDQPRNAPQQAGNLVALTKIPGASGLTWGEALAAITSIPAEISGFGGKAGVLAPGAAGDVVLWDGDPLELSSAPVSVWIDGVKQPVDSHQARLRERYKDLDETYLPKAYDW, encoded by the coding sequence ATGAATCGCCTGATCCTCGCCATCCTTCTCGGCGCCGCGCCGATTTCCGTTTCCGCTCAGGATTTTGCCATTACCAACGCGACCGTCGGCACCGGCGACGGCAGCGCCCCGATCGAACACGCAACCGTCGTCGTCCGGGCTGGAAAGATCGTTTCGGTAGGACGGGACACGGCGGCACCGGGCGGCACCCAAGTGATCGACGGGACGGGCAAGTGGGTCACACCGGGCCTGTTCTCCGCCGTCACCGACCTCGGCCTGTGGGACGTCGAAGCGGTCGACGACAGCAACGACACCTCGGCCGAAAAGTCCCCCTTCAACGCCGCGCTCGACGTCGCCACCGCGCTCAACCCTTCCAGCGAACACATCGCCGTCAGCCGCGAAGGGGGCGTCACCCGCGCCAGCGTCGCGCCGATGAACGGAGCCTCGATCTTCGCCGGACAAGGCGCCGTGATCGACCTCGGCCAGGACGCGGCGATCGTCATGAAGCCGCGCGCGTTCCAGTACGTGGAGCTTGGCGAATCGGGCGCGCGTCTCTCCGGCGGCAGCCGCGTCGCGGCGCACACCGCGCTGCGCAACGCCCTGCGCGAAGCCCGCGAAGTCGCCGCGCTGCCGGTAGGCGCGCAGCGACAGGGCGACGTCCTGCTGACCCGCGCCGACGCCGCCGCGCTGGCGAAAGTTATCGACGGCACGCAGACCCTCTACGTCGGCGTCGAACGCGCCTCGGACATCCGCGGCGTCCTCGCGCTCAAGGCCGAGTTTCCCAGGCTCGACCTCGTCCTCGTCGGCGCCACCGAAGGCTGGCTCGTCGCGCCTGAGATCGCGGCGGCGGGCGTTCCCGTCGTGACGATGCCGATGCGCGACCTGCCCGCCACCTTCGAGACGCTGGCCGCCACCATGTCCAACGTCGGCCGCATGAAGAAGGCCGGCGTCAAGGTCGCCATCGGCATGTTCATGGGCATGGACCAGCCCCGCAACGCCCCGCAGCAGGCCGGCAACCTCGTCGCCCTGACGAAGATCCCCGGCGCTTCGGGCCTCACCTGGGGCGAAGCACTGGCGGCGATCACCTCGATCCCGGCCGAGATCAGCGGCTTCGGCGGAAAAGCCGGGGTGCTCGCCCCCGGCGCGGCGGGCGACGTGGTGCTGTGGGACGGCGACCCGCTCGAATTGTCTTCCGCGCCGGTCTCGGTGTGGATCGACGGGGTGAAGCAGCCCGTGGACAGCCATCAGGCGCGGCTGCGCGAACGGTACAAGGATCTGGACGAGACCTATCTGCCCAAAGCCTACGACTGGTAA
- a CDS encoding peptide MFS transporter, translated as MKDMSLWTEGDWIGAAGAVFLFAVLAVGGIIATRRSDEFAGHPRGLFVLFYAEMWERFSYYGMRALLILYLVKFWLFSDGQSNLIYGAYTSLVYITPVLGGYIADRWLGQRKAVLFGGIVLAVGHLFMAYEGLQGVTDPATKQGDPAINVFWLALALIIVGSGFLKANISVIVGQLYKMTDTRRDAAYTIFYMGVNTGATLGTILVGYLGETIGWSWGFGLAGIGMLLGLVIFVLGRPALKGRGEPPKPLTKNREFTLYGVAIASVAVIWFLIQYVSVIQTLLMVSGVAMLAYTLYEAFKLPKEPRERIFAILFLIALNPIFWGLFEQAGGSLSLYTDKFVDRGGVPTSLFQSINPIYIVLFGPIFAGLWAWLGKKGLEPSAPAKFALALAQVGLGFLVFVWGAGTGDPAVMTSVVFVFLIYMLHTTGELCLSPVGLSAMTRLAPLHLGSFIMGAWFYMTAVGNFVAGKIGEATGGESGTMDKALTLSIYSKIGWITLGVAVVVLAVSPLVRRWMHLDTLADRGMDADLEGQAGIGLEAQEAGLHPTIRH; from the coding sequence ATGAAAGACATGTCACTCTGGACGGAAGGGGACTGGATCGGCGCTGCGGGCGCGGTCTTCCTCTTCGCCGTGCTCGCCGTGGGCGGCATCATCGCCACCCGCAGGAGCGATGAATTCGCCGGCCACCCTCGCGGCCTCTTCGTGCTGTTCTATGCCGAGATGTGGGAGCGTTTCTCCTACTACGGCATGCGGGCGCTGCTGATCCTCTACCTCGTCAAGTTCTGGCTGTTTTCCGACGGCCAGTCGAACCTCATCTACGGCGCCTATACCAGCCTCGTCTACATCACCCCGGTACTGGGTGGCTACATCGCCGACCGCTGGCTGGGGCAGAGGAAGGCCGTGCTGTTCGGCGGCATCGTGCTCGCGGTGGGCCACCTGTTCATGGCCTACGAGGGCCTTCAGGGCGTCACCGACCCGGCGACGAAGCAGGGCGACCCGGCAATCAATGTATTCTGGCTGGCGCTGGCGCTCATCATCGTCGGTTCGGGCTTCCTCAAGGCGAACATCTCGGTGATCGTCGGGCAGCTCTACAAGATGACCGACACCCGGCGCGACGCGGCCTACACGATCTTCTACATGGGCGTGAACACCGGCGCGACGCTGGGCACGATCCTCGTCGGTTATCTGGGCGAGACGATCGGCTGGTCGTGGGGCTTCGGCCTTGCGGGTATCGGCATGTTGCTGGGCCTCGTCATCTTCGTGCTCGGTCGACCTGCGCTCAAGGGCCGGGGCGAGCCGCCCAAGCCGCTGACGAAGAACCGCGAGTTCACGCTCTACGGAGTGGCCATCGCTTCGGTCGCGGTGATCTGGTTCCTGATCCAGTACGTCTCCGTGATCCAGACCCTGCTGATGGTCTCGGGCGTCGCGATGCTTGCCTATACGCTCTACGAAGCGTTCAAGCTGCCCAAGGAACCGCGCGAGCGTATCTTCGCGATCCTGTTCCTGATCGCGCTCAACCCGATCTTCTGGGGCCTGTTCGAGCAGGCGGGCGGCAGCCTCAGCCTCTATACCGACAAGTTCGTCGATCGCGGCGGAGTGCCGACCAGCCTCTTCCAGTCGATCAACCCGATCTACATCGTGCTGTTCGGCCCCATTTTCGCGGGCCTGTGGGCCTGGCTCGGCAAGAAGGGCCTTGAGCCCAGCGCACCTGCCAAGTTCGCACTGGCGCTGGCGCAGGTCGGCCTCGGCTTCCTCGTCTTCGTATGGGGTGCGGGAACCGGCGATCCGGCGGTGATGACCTCGGTGGTCTTCGTGTTCCTGATCTACATGCTGCACACGACCGGCGAGCTGTGCCTGTCGCCCGTGGGGCTCTCGGCGATGACGCGCCTGGCGCCGCTGCATCTGGGCAGCTTCATCATGGGCGCGTGGTTCTACATGACCGCCGTGGGCAACTTCGTGGCGGGCAAGATCGGCGAGGCCACCGGCGGCGAAAGCGGCACCATGGACAAGGCGCTGACCCTCTCGATCTATTCGAAGATCGGCTGGATCACGCTGGGCGTGGCGGTCGTGGTGCTGGCGGTCTCGCCGCTGGTCAGACGCTGGATGCACCTCGACACGCTGGCGGACCGGGGCATGGACGCCGACCTTGAGGGGCAGGCCGGGATCGGGCTGGAGGCACAGGAAGCGGGCCTCCACCCGACCATCAGGCACTGA
- a CDS encoding amidohydrolase: protein MRETPWKRRLLCGLVMSAALVMTTQAADAKKKDKDAKSGPAPYSSTYKPYPGRPTALVGATVYDGRGGRIDNGTVLFENGKVVAVGAADLAIPAGYDRVDGSGKFVTPGVIDIHSHLGVYPSPSVDALSDGNEMTSPTTPDVWAEHSVWPQDPGFTRALINGGVTTLQILPGSGNLIGGRAVTLKNVPSRTVQGMKYPGAPYSLKMACGENPKRVYGARNQKPMTRMGNFSVDRQAWIDAKKYMDGDHADRDLGKDTLEGVLKGEILVQNHCYRADEMAQVLDMAKEMGYKVTAFHHAVEAYKIGDLLKANDVCAAIWADWYGFKMEAYDGIPENAALLAKQGACVVIHSDDENGIQRLNQAAARAQAAGRRIGVDVPDGQVVGWFTYNAAKAMGIGEKTGSLEAGKMADVVLWNGNPLSVYSRPEKVWSDGALLYDADDPKRKPVSDFELGQPGEGDVK, encoded by the coding sequence ATGAGGGAAACGCCTTGGAAGCGGCGTCTGCTGTGTGGCCTGGTCATGAGCGCCGCTCTCGTGATGACCACGCAGGCCGCCGATGCGAAGAAGAAGGACAAGGACGCGAAGTCCGGACCAGCACCCTATTCTTCGACTTACAAGCCCTATCCGGGCCGGCCGACGGCGCTGGTCGGCGCGACGGTCTATGACGGGCGTGGTGGGCGGATCGACAACGGCACCGTCCTGTTCGAGAACGGCAAAGTCGTCGCCGTCGGGGCGGCGGACCTAGCGATTCCGGCCGGTTACGATCGCGTGGACGGCTCCGGCAAGTTCGTGACGCCGGGCGTGATCGACATCCACTCGCACCTCGGCGTCTATCCCAGCCCTTCGGTCGATGCGCTGTCGGATGGCAACGAGATGACCAGCCCGACCACGCCGGACGTCTGGGCCGAGCATTCGGTCTGGCCGCAGGACCCCGGTTTCACGCGGGCGCTCATCAATGGCGGCGTCACCACGCTGCAGATTCTCCCCGGTTCCGGCAACCTCATCGGCGGGCGGGCGGTGACGCTCAAGAACGTGCCCAGCCGCACCGTGCAGGGCATGAAGTACCCCGGGGCGCCCTATTCGCTGAAGATGGCCTGCGGCGAGAACCCCAAGCGGGTCTACGGCGCCAGGAACCAGAAGCCCATGACTCGCATGGGGAATTTCTCGGTCGACCGGCAGGCGTGGATCGATGCGAAGAAGTATATGGACGGTGATCATGCCGATCGCGATCTCGGCAAGGACACCCTCGAAGGCGTGCTGAAGGGCGAGATTCTCGTTCAGAATCATTGCTATCGCGCCGACGAGATGGCGCAGGTCCTCGATATGGCCAAGGAGATGGGCTACAAGGTCACCGCCTTCCACCACGCGGTCGAGGCTTACAAGATCGGCGACCTGCTCAAGGCCAACGACGTTTGCGCCGCGATCTGGGCAGACTGGTACGGCTTCAAGATGGAAGCCTACGACGGCATCCCTGAAAACGCTGCACTTTTGGCCAAGCAGGGGGCCTGCGTGGTGATCCATTCCGACGACGAGAACGGCATCCAGCGGCTCAATCAGGCGGCGGCGCGCGCGCAGGCGGCAGGCAGGCGGATCGGGGTGGACGTGCCCGACGGGCAGGTCGTCGGCTGGTTCACCTACAATGCCGCCAAGGCCATGGGAATCGGCGAGAAAACCGGCAGTCTGGAGGCCGGGAAGATGGCCGACGTGGTGCTCTGGAACGGCAATCCGCTGTCGGTCTATTCGCGCCCGGAGAAGGTCTGGTCGGACGGTGCGCTGCTCTACGACGCCGATGACCCCAAGCGAAAGCCGGTCAGCGATTTCGAGCTTGGCCAGCCCGGCGAAGGAGACGTGAAATGA
- a CDS encoding integration host factor subunit beta produces MIRSELLQVLGKDNPELRAEDVERAVDTFFEEISQRLADGGRVELRGFGAFSTRHRDGRKGRNPRTGESVEVPEKRVPYFKPGKEMRVRLNVGE; encoded by the coding sequence ATGATCAGGTCCGAACTGCTTCAGGTACTGGGCAAGGACAACCCGGAACTGCGTGCCGAGGACGTCGAGCGCGCCGTCGATACCTTCTTCGAGGAGATCAGCCAGCGCCTCGCCGACGGCGGGCGCGTGGAACTGCGCGGATTCGGCGCCTTCTCCACCCGCCACCGCGACGGCCGCAAGGGCCGCAACCCGCGCACCGGCGAAAGCGTCGAAGTACCGGAAAAGCGCGTCCCCTACTTCAAGCCCGGCAAGGAAATGCGCGTCCGCCTCAACGTCGGGGAATAG